In Mauremys reevesii isolate NIE-2019 linkage group 8, ASM1616193v1, whole genome shotgun sequence, a single genomic region encodes these proteins:
- the BTBD8 gene encoding BTB/POZ domain-containing protein 8 isoform X4, protein MARCGGDAVSKGTSWVPAAGGGRGAWERQRLKEMVAEQLRQDLGRVVYSSDKNIREIEEETLRKRVLEPRQTQENESLTSGGLQNTQISGVKCIGSDKTFVNQHFLDGAIEREFVCSPNTEDEIIEASHAEGNVTKPGNSELETASGLGEDLMMLYKKCCCPDINIWIEGNQFQAHRAILCARSSYFAAMLTGSWAESSQEHITLQGINHVEMNVLLYFIYGGMLDFPNKADAGRILSVADMYGLDGLKEVAIYILKRDYCNFFQKPIPGRQQHVLECLAIAHSMEVENLYAACMKWIVKYFVKCWSERSFASLPTELQNNCLTVIIQSLNHKNAASLLMESDRLLSSLPQVKWSETAMALASRLQEECITFIVTNFPHIIESESFHIFLQAQAMSSKPDLLEQVLKAIEKNISIENSCFLLIAVDTLLSSTNVKEMGFTCKIQALRDKLWIFLVQSFYAVRHTESWKLMRPDHQEKIQAAAFDKGDDRRLGKKPVFTSSQLNRRITDSVDIKHTSWKVKGKRNYCGSSFTNQDKMKSDGLGASGHTSSTNRNPANKTSKHDDLKGKDSKKTVSKITKDSKTGEKVASPKARAVIKPKIESNGNAKAESLITKQDSERSSSASGQKNSGSGKGVKNQEGKSSGARPKVLTGSPSVQIKTKPLKKTTGKESPSLVTETGTFSKLSNSSTDLQISNEQLDEPKEDKPVDEAKKHNAMKTKSVLKMTNGATNKKASELETNITTNSVTKKPTGKGHNEQSPQTVLKKKGNVSGNSAAQQKTKNVPANVAKNQGPQGDSQNSLKSGMSPKQNEGKNMMQNLSQTTLSEKQPSSKKKSIKQSQTSAVKATAKIITPKNQTHSKKGETINSKDPKQKIVTGQPISKAQSSTQRHSRSESPVVQKNVHSPEQKISEQKLEHTSAAFAIQPHDNNKCSPAKQSKCEKSMIECSTGDLLMESWQPDPRKLLDPLENGEYKVETKPFCTQVRGQNVPKLNISMQNEMESKQVCEDEIEIAYLVDKNKDDGNTTEFNCYTEPSRNAYSVICKNTDQKLPTSVSEERLKKCKTVCDSAQKYLGYSGNSKVCLTHTIEDCVEQNDTLNAEMGINYGEDHLPSFSKVMNASNSEQDERKSSKTHVKGFASAGQLSDKSALTEYRSATVDSDAASKCFTGQVTEKCSPKDMDTTETPESHENSETPFVDRWNLSTGMLDPKESPESDTGSATTSSDDIKPRSEDYDAGGSQDDEGSNERGISKCSTMLCHDFLGRSSSDTSTPEELKIYDSSLRIEVKMKKEGSDLFRVNSTSDDEIPRKKPEVWSNQGVLRVNTRENENTTFGSTQFTQEADQVSSSADETEEEKSEAENVVESFPPSDPPAQPFQGIVNLAFEDATENDIESQEFSTTKKFKRSVLLSVDECEELGSDDGDAHALLRHSIDSPTPSDVFDSVSQEHHEKTYYSRYSLETEDGFLECKQQEKDRSERLDKSEHFFLEPHSTEIKGKDNQGASVTEQNCPEKVLSVADSQCSIDEQKVNSKNEEINEIQQCNKLSDNDTKSQERPCHLDLHQRDTNCDMQKKSSAKPVKLCKNHLLTLEGQVRECQRAPTEHTNTDLPAGDIDDCDVLAQTCMYEHRPSKTLSPIYEMDVGEAIEQRMESERDILDVDFEDQQFAEQDWTLLRQLLSEQDSNIDFKNSVPEDLNLAQYLINQTLLLARDGSKPQGKSHVDTFSRWTELMSPLDDSSASITVASFSSEDCSSPQGEWTILELETHH, encoded by the exons GGCCATTTTATGTGCCAGATCTAGTTACTTTGCTGCTATGCTGACTGGAAGTTGGGCTGAAAGCTCCCAAGAGCACATCACTCTTCAAGG CATAAACCATGTAGAAATGAATGTCCTATTGTATTTTATATATGGAGGAATGCTGGACTTCCCAAACAAAGCTGATGCTGG TCGAATACTCAGCGTTGCTGATATGTATGGGCTAGACGGACTGAAAGAAGTAGCTATCTATATTCTCAAAAGAGACTACTGCAATTTTTTTCAAAAG CCTATTCCTGGAAGGCAGCAACATGTGCTAGAATGCCTAGCTATTGCTCATTCAATGGAAGTCGAGAACCTTTATGCTGCTTGCATGAA ATGGATAGTAAAATATTTTGTGAAATGTTGGTCAGAGAGGAGCTTTGCCAGTTTACCCACTGAACTTCAGAACAACTGTCTTACTGTGATAATTCAGTCTTTG aACCACAAGAATGCAGCTTCCCTTTTGATGGAAAGTGACCGGCTGCTCAGTAGTCTTCCCCAAGTGAAATGGTCTGAAACGGCTATGGCCTTGGCATCTAGGCTTCAAGAAGAATGCATAACATTTATTGTAACAAACTTCCCTCATATAATAGAGAGTGAAAGTTTTCATATTTTCTTGCAG GCACAAGCAATGAGCAGCAAACCTGATCTTCTAGAACAAGTTTTAAAAGCAATTGAGAAAAACATTAGCATTGAAAACAGTTGCTTTCTTCTTATAGCTGTGGATACTTTGTTGAGCTCCACAAATGTGAAGGAAATG GGTTTTACGTGCAAGATCCAGGCTCTGCGTGATAAGCTGTGGATCTTCCTGGTTCAGTCTTTTTATGCTGTTCGTCACACAGAAAGCTGGAAGCTGATGAGACCAGATCATCAAGAGAAAATACAAGCAG CTGCTTTTGACAAAGGGGATGATCGAAGACTTGGCAAAAAACCTGTATTCACTAGTTCTCAG CTAAACAGACGCATTACTGACTCTGTTGATATAAAGCACACTTCCTGGAAAGTAAAAGGCAAGAGAAATTATTGTGGCAGTTCCTTCACTAATCAGGATAAAATGAAATCTGATGGATTAGGAGCATCTGGACATACATCAAGTACCAACAGAAACCCTGCTAATAAGACTTCAAAACATGATGACTTAAAGGGAAAAGATAGTAAGAAAACAGTTTCCAAGATTACAAAAGATTCAAAAACTGGGGAAAAAGTTGCTTCACCAAAGGCTAGAGCTGTCATAAAGCCAAAAATAGAAAGTAATGGAAATGCTAAGGCTGAAAGCTTGATTACCAAACAAGATTCAGAAAGGTCATCATCTGCAAGTGGGCAAAAAAATTCTGGAAGTGGAAAAGGTGTAAAAAATCAGGAAGGAAAAAGTTCAGGTGCCAGACCTAAAGTACTTACTGGAAGCCCAAGTGTGCAAATCAAAACAAAGCCATTGAAGAAAACCACAGGGAAAGAATCACCCTCTCTAGTAACAGAGACCGGAACTTTCAGCAAGTTGTCAAACTCAAGTACAGATTTACAGATTTCCAATGAACAACTAGATGAACCCAAAGAGGATAAACCAGTAGATGAAGCAAAAAAACATAACG CAATGAAAACAAAGTCTGTTTTGAAGATGACTAATGGAGCCACCAACAAAAAAGCTAGTGAACTTGAGACTAACATTACAACAAATAG TGTGACAAAAAAACCCACTGGAAAAGGACACAATGAACAAAGTCCACAAACTGTTTTGAAGAAAAAGGGAAATGTGAGTGGCAATTCTGCAGCTCAGCAGAAGACAAAGAATGTACCAGCTAATGTTGCTAAAAACCAAG GACCACAAGGAGATTCACAAAATTCATTAAAATCTGGAATGTCTCCAAaacaaaatgaaggaaaaaacatGATGCAAAATTTGTCTCAGACAACACTTTCAGAAAAACAACCTTCATCTAAGAAAAAGAGTATTAAACAGTCACAAACATCTGCAGTTAAAGCCACTGCAAAAATAATAACACCCAAAAATCAGACGCATTCAAAGAAAGGTGAGACTATAAACAGTAAAGACCCAAAACAGAAAATAGTTACTGGGCAGCCTATATCAAAAGCTCAATCTTCAACACAAAGACATTCAAGAAGTGAATCTCCTGTTGTCCAGAAAAACGTGCATAGTCCTGAACAGAAAATTTCAGAACAGAAACTTGAACATACATCTGCTGCTTTTGCAATTCAGCCACACGACAATAACAAATGCAGCCCTGCAAAACaaagtaagtgtgaaaaatctatGATAGAATGTAGCACAGGAGACCTACTCATGGAATCATGGCAACCTGATCCAAGAAAATTATTGGATCCTCTTGAAAATGGGGAATACAAAGTAGAAACCAAACCTTTTTGTACTCAAGTTAGAGGACAAAATGTTCCTaagctgaatatttcaatgcaAAATGAAATGGAATCAAAACAGGTTTGTGAAGATGAAATTGAAATTGCATATCTTGTAGATAAAAACAAAGATGATGGTAATACAACTGAATTTAATTGTTATACAGAGCCTAGTAGAAATGCATACTCCGTCATTTGCAAGAATACTGACCAAAAACTCCCTACTTCAGTTTCagaagaaagattgaaaaagtGCAAAACTGTTTGTGATTCAGCTCAGAAATACTTGGGATATTCAGGAAACAGCAAAGTATGTTTAACACACACAATAGAAGACTGTGTGGAACAAAATGATACCTTAAATGCTGAAATGGGCATTAATTATGGAGAAGATCACTTACCCAGCTTTTCTAAGGTAATGAATGCCTCTAATTCAGAACAAGATGAAAGAAAATCCTCTAAGACTCATGTAAAGGGATTTGCAAGTGCTGGTCAATTGTCTGATAAATCAGCCTTGACCGAATACAGGTCTGCTACAGTAGACTCAGATGCTGCTTCAAAATGTTTCACAGGACAGGTTACAGAAAAATGTTCACCTAAAGATATGGATACTACAGAAACACCAGAAAGCCATGAAAATTCAGAAACTCCCTTTGTGGATCGTTGGAATTTGAGTACAGGTATGTTGGATCCAAAAGAGAGTCCTGAATCTGATACCGGCAGTGCAACAACATCTTCTGATGATATCAAACCGAGATCAGAAGACTATGATGCTGGAGGCTCTCAGGATGATGAAGGATCAAATGAGAGAGGGATTTCTAAATGTAGCACTATGTTGTGCCATGATTTTCTTGGAAGAAGCAGCAGTGATACAAGTACACCTGAAGAACTAAAAATCTATGACAGTAGTCTAAGAATAGaagtgaaaatgaaaaaagaGGGTTCGGATCTTTTTCGTGTTAATTCAACAAGTGATGATGAGATACCAAGAAAAAAACCAGAAGTGTGGTCAAATCAAGGTGTATTAAGGGTCAATACTAGGGAAAATGAAAACACTACTTTTGGTAGCACACAATTTACTCAGGAAGCAGACCAAGTTTCCTCTTCTGCAGATGAAACGGAAGAAGAAAaatctgaagcagaaaatgtaGTAGAAAGCTTTCCTCCATCTGACCCTCCTGCTCAGCCATTCCAAGGAATTGTTAATTTAGCTTTTGAAGATGCAACAGAGAATGATATTGAAAGTCAAGAATTTTCTACAACTAAAAAATTTAAGCGATCTGTTTTACTTTCAGTAGATGAATGTGAAGAGTTGGGATCTGATGATGGAGATGCTCATGCTCTCCTTCGGCATTCCATAGATTCCCCTACTCCTTCTGATGTTTTTGATAGTGTATCTCAGGAGCATCATGAAAAGACTTATTATTCAAGGTATTCATTGGAAACTGAAGATGGATTCCTGGAGTGCAAACAGCAAGAAAAGGATAGAAGTGAGAGATTAGATAAAAGTGAGCACTTTTTTCTAGAGCCTCATAGCACAGAAATCAAAGGAAAAGATAATCAGGGTGCTTCAGTGACAGAACAAAATTGCCCAGAGAAAGTACTGTCAGTAGCAGATAGTCAGTGTTCAATAGACGAGCAAAAGGTAAATAGTAAGAATGAAGAGATTAATGAAATTCAACAGTGCAATAAACTTTCAGACAATGACACGAAGTCTCAAGAAAGACCATGTCATTTGGACCTTCATCAAAGAGATACTAATTGTGACATGCAAAAGAAGAGTTCTGCAAAACCTGTAAAACTCTGTAAGAATCACTTACTGACTCTGGAAGGTCAAGTGAGAGAGTGTCAGCGAGCACCTACTGAACACACTAATACTGATTTACCTGCAG GAGACATAGATGATTGTGACGTATTGGCACAAACCTGCATGTATGAGCATCGACCTTCAAAAACCCTTTCTCCAATATATGAGATGGATGTTGGAGAAGCTATTGAGCAAAGGATGGAGTCAGAAAGGGACATTCTAGATGTGGATTTTGAAGATCAGCAATTTGCAGAACAGGACTGGACTCTTCTCAGGCAATTGTTATCTGAGCAGGACTCAAACATTGATTTCAAAAACTCTGTTCCTGAAGACCTTAACTTAGCACAATATCTTATCAATCAGACACTACTTCTGGCACGAGATGGTTCAAAGCCTCAGGGTAAATCACACGTTGATACTTTCAGTAGATGGACTGAACTAATGTCGCCACTGGATGATTCTTCAGCAAGTATCACAGTGGCGAGCTTTTCCTCTGAAGATTGTTCTTCTCCTCAAGGGGAGTGGACAATTCTTGAACTGGAAACCCATCATTAA